The following are from one region of the Nostoc cf. commune SO-36 genome:
- a CDS encoding glycosyltransferase family 4 protein, translated as MKINKEKSFTSASILTLGLGWFPKNPGGLERYIYELTHKLAANKDQIELCGVGLPEGEPNSPIKLTNLASPDTAIWQRLWSIRTNFQKTRTSKPDAINLHFALYSFPILDILPKGVPVTFNFHGPWASESQQEVVNKNFSLLIKHWLIEKNTYNCCDRFIVLSKAFGNILHDKYQVPWSKINIIPGGVDINWFQPNLSPQEACTKLGWPTNRRIIFTSRRLVHRTGVGKLLQALAIIKPRIPDVWLAIAGRGHIQAALQQQAKELGLEDNVKFLGFLPDEQLPIAYQAAELTVMPSQSFEGFGLAIVESLACGTPVLCTPVGGMPEILSEFSPDLITTSIEASAIAEKLEQALLGNISIPSRQDCRQYATTHYDWNQIAQQVRNVLLA; from the coding sequence ATGAAAATTAATAAAGAAAAAAGTTTTACATCCGCATCTATTCTCACTTTGGGGTTAGGCTGGTTTCCCAAAAATCCTGGAGGATTGGAAAGGTATATTTATGAGCTAACTCATAAATTAGCAGCAAATAAAGACCAAATTGAATTATGCGGAGTTGGTTTACCAGAAGGTGAACCAAATTCACCGATAAAGCTAACTAACTTGGCTTCTCCTGATACTGCGATTTGGCAAAGATTATGGTCGATTCGGACTAACTTTCAGAAAACAAGGACAAGCAAACCAGATGCTATCAATTTGCACTTTGCATTATATAGCTTTCCGATTTTAGATATTTTACCAAAAGGCGTACCAGTTACTTTTAACTTTCATGGCCCTTGGGCTTCTGAGAGTCAGCAAGAGGTAGTTAATAAAAATTTTAGTCTTTTGATCAAACACTGGCTAATAGAAAAAAATACTTATAATTGCTGCGATCGCTTCATTGTTTTAAGCAAAGCTTTTGGTAATATTCTACATGATAAATATCAAGTACCGTGGAGCAAAATTAATATTATTCCTGGCGGAGTTGATATTAATTGGTTTCAACCAAATTTATCACCTCAAGAGGCTTGTACAAAGCTAGGCTGGCCAACTAATCGCCGGATTATATTTACATCACGCCGCTTAGTACATCGAACCGGGGTTGGCAAATTATTGCAAGCTCTAGCTATAATTAAGCCCAGAATACCAGATGTTTGGCTAGCGATCGCAGGTCGTGGTCACATCCAAGCTGCACTACAACAACAAGCTAAAGAATTAGGGCTAGAGGACAATGTTAAATTTTTAGGTTTTCTACCTGATGAACAATTACCTATAGCTTACCAAGCTGCCGAATTGACTGTCATGCCTAGTCAATCTTTTGAAGGATTTGGATTAGCAATAGTTGAATCTCTAGCTTGTGGAACTCCTGTTTTATGTACCCCAGTTGGAGGAATGCCAGAAATTTTATCAGAATTTTCACCTGATTTAATTACTACTTCAATAGAAGCCTCAGCTATTGCTGAAAAATTAGAGCAGGCGCTTTTAGGAAATATCTCTATACCTTCACGACAAGACTGTCGCCAATACGCAACGACACACTACGACTGGAATCAAATCGCGCAACAAGTACGAAATGTTTTATTAGCTTAA
- a CDS encoding glycosyltransferase family 4 protein, with protein MRILFLDQSGKPGGAELCLIDIAKPYGNRALVGLFADGSFKDLLQQNNIPVEVLATQAIQVRKESSLLQGLKSLGQLAPLITKVVKIAREYDLIYANTQKALVVGALASLFSRRPLVYHLHDILSQEHFSQTNLSIAVNLANHFSSLVIANSQASKTAFVQAGGRQNIVEVVYNGFDPKAYQTDESEIHRLQQSLGLEGKFVVGHFSRLAPWKGQHILIDALAKCPPEVTAILVGDALFGEQDYVQKLHQQVAQLGLENRVKFLGFRSDIPQLMAACDLVAHTSTSPEPFGRVIVEAMLCGKPVVAAKAGGVMELIEHGLNGFLVTPGEPQELAQVIITCLQETEITASIANNARTTASERFDVAIINQQIAQLLSHRL; from the coding sequence ATGAGAATTCTTTTTTTAGACCAAAGTGGTAAACCAGGCGGTGCTGAGTTATGTTTAATAGATATTGCTAAACCGTATGGTAATCGCGCTTTAGTAGGTTTATTTGCAGATGGCTCATTTAAAGATTTACTACAGCAAAATAATATTCCGGTAGAGGTTCTTGCAACTCAAGCAATCCAAGTTCGCAAAGAAAGCAGTTTGCTACAAGGATTAAAGAGTCTGGGACAACTTGCACCTCTGATTACTAAAGTAGTTAAAATAGCGCGTGAATACGATCTAATCTACGCTAACACCCAAAAAGCATTAGTTGTAGGAGCATTGGCAAGTCTTTTCAGTCGTCGTCCTTTAGTTTATCATTTACATGATATTCTTTCTCAAGAACATTTTAGTCAAACTAATCTTAGCATTGCTGTTAACTTAGCTAATCATTTTTCATCATTAGTAATTGCTAATTCTCAAGCTAGTAAAACAGCCTTTGTGCAAGCAGGAGGACGGCAAAACATCGTTGAAGTTGTTTATAATGGCTTTGATCCAAAAGCTTATCAAACTGATGAGTCTGAGATTCATAGATTACAGCAAAGCTTAGGATTAGAAGGGAAATTTGTAGTCGGACACTTTAGCCGTCTTGCGCCTTGGAAAGGGCAGCATATTTTAATTGATGCCCTTGCCAAATGTCCGCCAGAGGTTACAGCAATTTTAGTAGGTGATGCCCTGTTTGGCGAACAAGATTACGTTCAAAAGTTGCACCAGCAAGTTGCTCAACTGGGGCTAGAAAACCGCGTCAAATTTTTAGGATTTCGTTCTGATATTCCTCAGTTAATGGCAGCTTGTGATTTGGTGGCACATACCTCTACTTCTCCAGAACCCTTTGGTAGAGTGATTGTTGAGGCAATGCTATGTGGAAAACCTGTGGTTGCAGCCAAAGCTGGGGGTGTAATGGAATTAATAGAACATGGACTTAATGGTTTTTTAGTAACACCAGGAGAACCCCAGGAACTTGCACAAGTAATTATCACCTGTCTTCAGGAGACGGAAATAACTGCAAGTATAGCCAATAATGCCCGAACTACTGCTAGTGAGCGTTTTGATGTTGCAATTATTAATCAGCAAATTGCTCAACTGTTGTCCCACAGATTATAG
- the pqqE gene encoding pyrroloquinoline quinone biosynthesis protein PqqE: MTIDRPLSLIAELTYRCPLRCPYCSNPLNYGDRQYRQELSTDDWLRVIQQASDLGVLQLGLTGGEPLLRKDLELLVAAAAKAELYTTLITAATLLTPERAIQLRDAGLDHVQISIQDSRAAESDYIAGTPCFEQKLEAARLVKALGFPLTLNFVLHRQNLDRIDEILELCEVLKADRVELANTQYYGWAYRNRTVLLPTRQQLERADAAVALARERNICPMGILYVLPDYYEDYPKPCMGGWGNQALVVAPNGDVLPCQAASSIPELEFANVRNHSLDWIWFESPAFNRFRGTEWMPEPCQSCDRRQLDFGGCRCQALLLTNNAAATDPVCHLSPDHHLITTVTKQANQENLDSPLPLVYRSMQM, encoded by the coding sequence ATGACAATTGATAGACCTTTAAGCTTAATAGCAGAATTAACGTATCGCTGCCCACTGCGTTGTCCGTACTGCTCCAACCCGCTTAATTATGGCGATCGCCAATATCGTCAAGAACTTTCCACCGATGATTGGTTGCGAGTGATTCAGCAAGCCTCCGACTTAGGTGTGTTACAGCTTGGCTTGACTGGCGGCGAACCACTGCTACGAAAAGATTTAGAATTACTTGTGGCCGCAGCAGCTAAAGCCGAACTATATACCACTTTAATTACTGCTGCGACGCTGTTAACTCCAGAACGAGCTATACAGCTACGTGATGCCGGACTCGATCACGTACAAATTAGTATCCAAGATAGTCGTGCTGCTGAGTCGGACTATATTGCTGGAACTCCCTGTTTTGAGCAAAAACTAGAGGCAGCAAGATTAGTAAAAGCTTTGGGTTTTCCACTCACACTTAATTTTGTTCTGCATCGGCAAAACCTAGACAGGATTGATGAGATTTTAGAACTGTGTGAGGTTTTAAAAGCAGACCGAGTTGAATTAGCGAACACTCAGTATTATGGCTGGGCATATCGCAACCGTACTGTTTTACTACCCACCCGCCAGCAACTAGAACGAGCAGATGCCGCAGTAGCATTAGCTAGAGAGCGCAACATCTGCCCAATGGGGATATTATATGTGCTTCCAGACTATTATGAAGATTATCCCAAACCATGTATGGGTGGCTGGGGTAATCAAGCTTTAGTTGTCGCTCCTAATGGCGATGTGTTACCTTGCCAAGCCGCCAGTTCGATTCCAGAACTAGAATTTGCTAACGTCCGCAACCATTCACTAGATTGGATTTGGTTTGAATCACCTGCTTTTAATCGCTTCCGGGGAACAGAATGGATGCCTGAACCTTGCCAAAGTTGCGATCGCCGCCAGCTTGATTTTGGTGGTTGCCGTTGCCAAGCGTTACTTTTGACAAACAATGCTGCTGCCACTGATCCTGTTTGTCATCTGTCACCAGACCATCATCTGATTACTACAGTCACAAAGCAAGCTAATCAAGAAAACTTGGATTCACCCTTACCTTTGGTTTATCGCTCCATGCAAATGTAA
- the pqqD gene encoding pyrroloquinoline quinone biosynthesis peptide chaperone PqqD: MSTIENHARPRLVRGVRLRWDDLRKQHWLLVPEGALKLNSTAAAILGLCNGERTLNAIAAELEKQYQGENLVEDVRHLLSRISKRGLLIVEGNKQEVKVSL; encoded by the coding sequence ATGAGTACTATAGAGAATCATGCTCGACCGCGCCTAGTTCGTGGTGTGCGTTTGCGCTGGGATGACCTAAGAAAGCAGCATTGGCTCCTGGTTCCAGAAGGGGCACTAAAATTAAACTCCACAGCAGCAGCAATTCTAGGACTTTGTAACGGTGAGCGAACTCTGAATGCGATCGCAGCAGAGTTGGAGAAACAATACCAGGGTGAAAATTTGGTAGAGGACGTGCGCCATCTGCTCTCTCGAATTAGTAAACGAGGACTATTAATTGTAGAAGGTAACAAGCAGGAGGTAAAAGTTAGTTTATGA
- the pqqC gene encoding pyrroloquinoline-quinone synthase PqqC, with translation MLELVKEPLPWTQIELEAVLRSQHRRYHHLHPFHARMNSGDLTPTEVRRWVANRFYYQKSIPLKDAAILSNCADLEVRREWIQRIIDHDGQAEGEGGIEAWLKLGKAVGLSRQELLEDQHVLPGVQYAVDAYVNFCRTRPWIEAVAASLTELFGPDAIRVRLVALEQHYPWIDPAGFDYFRARLHQAPRDAQYALNQVLKHCRTRDSQEKAVQALVFKCNLLWSQLEAIEQGDTRPQEEHRE, from the coding sequence GTGTTGGAATTAGTTAAAGAACCTCTCCCGTGGACTCAGATAGAACTAGAAGCGGTATTGCGATCGCAACATCGCCGCTATCATCATCTGCATCCATTTCATGCAAGAATGAACAGTGGTGATTTAACGCCAACAGAAGTACGACGCTGGGTAGCAAATAGATTTTATTATCAAAAAAGTATTCCCCTTAAAGATGCTGCTATATTGTCAAACTGCGCTGATTTAGAAGTGCGGCGAGAATGGATTCAACGCATCATCGATCATGATGGTCAAGCTGAGGGCGAAGGTGGTATTGAGGCATGGTTAAAACTCGGTAAAGCTGTAGGATTGTCTCGTCAAGAACTCTTAGAAGACCAGCACGTACTACCAGGAGTTCAATATGCAGTGGATGCCTACGTTAACTTTTGTCGCACTCGACCTTGGATTGAAGCAGTAGCTGCATCACTGACTGAACTCTTTGGCCCAGATGCAATTCGAGTCCGCTTAGTTGCCTTAGAACAGCATTACCCGTGGATCGATCCTGCTGGATTTGACTACTTTCGGGCACGTCTTCACCAAGCACCCAGAGATGCTCAATATGCCCTCAATCAAGTCCTCAAACACTGTCGGACTCGTGATTCTCAAGAGAAAGCAGTACAGGCTTTAGTATTCAAGTGCAATTTATTATGGAGCCAGTTAGAAGCGATTGAACAGGGCGATACTAGACCTCAAGAAGAGCATAGAGAATAA
- the pqqB gene encoding pyrroloquinoline quinone biosynthesis protein PqqB: protein MFLKILGTAAGGGFPQWNCNCPNCQAVRTNRAGVNWLNQSSIAVRKNNQPWFLVNASPDVRPQLEKLREGQPSTIRSSPIAGVLLTDAEIDHTTGLVILRESTEKLRVYGTETVRKALTEGYPLLSTLASYCGVEWSVLEPHVPINLGLNGADGLEVEVFPLAAKPPKYMRHKANLDGVWVIGLTFRDRTTGKVATYAPGLAELDEKILERFESSDCILVDGTCWENDELLALGISKLQARDMGHLPLNTSLKSLAKLSRPRKILVHINNTNPILLPDSEERKIVEAAGIEVGYDGLTIEL, encoded by the coding sequence ATGTTCCTAAAAATTCTTGGTACTGCCGCAGGTGGTGGTTTTCCCCAATGGAATTGTAACTGTCCTAATTGCCAAGCAGTCCGCACAAATCGTGCAGGTGTAAATTGGCTAAACCAGTCATCAATTGCAGTGAGGAAAAATAATCAGCCTTGGTTTTTGGTCAATGCCTCTCCAGATGTACGTCCGCAGTTAGAAAAATTGCGGGAAGGACAACCGTCTACAATTCGGTCAAGCCCGATCGCAGGTGTCTTGTTAACTGATGCAGAAATTGACCATACCACCGGGCTGGTTATTCTCAGAGAATCTACAGAAAAACTGCGCGTCTACGGTACAGAAACAGTACGTAAGGCTTTGACAGAGGGTTATCCTCTGCTGTCTACTTTAGCAAGCTATTGTGGTGTCGAATGGTCTGTACTTGAACCTCATGTACCTATAAACCTGGGGTTAAATGGAGCAGATGGTTTGGAAGTGGAAGTATTTCCCCTAGCAGCCAAACCACCAAAATATATGCGCCACAAGGCAAATTTAGATGGAGTTTGGGTTATAGGTTTGACATTTCGCGATCGCACAACTGGTAAAGTTGCTACTTATGCTCCAGGTTTAGCTGAACTTGACGAAAAAATCTTAGAGCGGTTTGAGTCTAGTGACTGCATTTTAGTAGATGGCACTTGCTGGGAAAATGATGAATTATTGGCTTTAGGAATATCCAAGCTGCAAGCCCGCGATATGGGACACTTACCCCTTAACACTAGTTTAAAAAGCCTTGCTAAACTAAGCCGTCCTCGGAAAATTCTTGTTCACATCAACAACACTAACCCAATCCTTTTACCTGATTCAGAGGAACGCAAAATTGTTGAAGCCGCAGGCATAGAAGTTGGTTACGATGGTCTGACCATAGAATTGTAA
- the pqqA gene encoding pyrroloquinoline quinone precursor peptide PqqA, producing MIRETNNHSMQEPESNSSKLSEDVSSRTSFHPPNIKSAIDWEKPDFDEFDLCMEITTYILHGQ from the coding sequence ATGATTCGTGAAACAAACAATCACTCTATGCAAGAGCCAGAAAGCAATAGCTCAAAATTAAGTGAGGATGTATCTTCTAGAACCTCATTTCATCCTCCAAATATTAAGTCAGCAATTGATTGGGAAAAACCAGATTTTGATGAGTTTGATTTGTGTATGGAAATAACCACATACATTCTTCATGGGCAATAG
- a CDS encoding DUF1565 domain-containing protein, with protein sequence MILPRVFPEYRRVDIMLVNLKFLKSARLLFFNFSVLSFTLAMGTASMAFLGTSLDSAIAQIPLTPDSAPPGGQTSQVNVLFVNPSVGDDSTGNGSESTPIKTITQGLRLANANTVIMLSTGTYSAETGEEFPLMLKPGISIQGSPSNRGKDIIIQGGGDYLSRSFGGQNVTIVGANQALLTGVTVTNPNRRGYGLWIESSNPVVTENTFTGSTQDGISVSGNAAPSISKNYFERNGANGITIGGNSSPEVKENIFHQTGFGINIAQNAAPIIIGNQIHNNRSGIIVQAKARPILRNNSIQDNKEDGLVAIAQAMPDLGNASEPGGNQFKNNARYDINASAAKQVIPAAGNNLVSDRITGKVDINATTALATENSQPVPAANNVLREIPANGEITFSAPEISETSNSISANNPVSAQINSQLLPLMPANVQVSPPTSNQQPPTPKVAGFPTPSSLAGRQITTDTQVAQPPNTPQLNYVRIDPNTIEFTAPEYPSNSVAQSPVTSVREQIQQPLARLETAAPGASALLPLPENNIPIANTRNMQTSSASIPYSGNSATQFGVRYRVVVPLFTDKDQDLVRSLAPGAFPTVWEGQRVMQAGVFSSEYNAKEMLKILSSNGLRVIMEPLN encoded by the coding sequence ATGATTCTCCCTCGTGTGTTTCCTGAGTACCGTAGAGTAGATATTATGCTTGTAAACCTGAAGTTTCTGAAATCAGCAAGGCTTTTATTTTTTAATTTTTCAGTATTATCTTTTACTTTAGCTATGGGAACGGCAAGTATGGCGTTCTTAGGTACAAGCCTAGATAGTGCAATCGCTCAGATTCCATTGACACCAGATTCAGCGCCTCCAGGTGGGCAAACATCTCAGGTTAACGTGCTATTTGTCAACCCTAGTGTTGGAGATGACAGCACAGGCAATGGCAGCGAATCCACCCCTATAAAAACCATTACCCAAGGGTTACGATTAGCTAACGCCAATACTGTAATTATGCTCTCCACAGGCACTTATAGCGCCGAGACAGGAGAAGAATTTCCCTTAATGCTGAAACCGGGTATTTCAATTCAAGGCAGCCCTAGCAATCGAGGTAAAGATATTATCATTCAGGGAGGCGGTGATTACCTGAGTCGGAGCTTTGGCGGTCAAAATGTCACAATTGTAGGGGCAAATCAAGCCTTGCTCACTGGGGTGACGGTGACGAACCCTAATCGCCGTGGTTACGGTTTATGGATTGAATCTAGCAATCCGGTAGTTACGGAAAATACATTTACTGGCAGTACCCAAGATGGAATTTCCGTCAGTGGTAATGCTGCACCGAGCATTAGCAAGAATTATTTTGAACGCAATGGAGCCAATGGCATCACAATTGGCGGTAACTCCAGTCCTGAGGTGAAAGAAAATATCTTTCATCAAACGGGTTTTGGCATCAATATTGCCCAAAATGCCGCTCCGATCATCATAGGCAATCAAATTCACAACAATAGATCGGGAATTATAGTGCAAGCAAAAGCTCGCCCCATTTTACGGAATAATTCTATTCAAGATAATAAAGAAGATGGTCTAGTTGCGATCGCTCAAGCAATGCCAGATTTGGGTAATGCATCCGAGCCTGGGGGTAATCAATTTAAAAATAATGCCCGCTACGACATTAACGCCAGCGCTGCCAAACAGGTGATTCCTGCTGCTGGCAATAACCTTGTGAGCGATCGCATCACTGGTAAGGTAGATATTAACGCGACAACAGCACTAGCAACCGAAAATTCTCAACCTGTTCCTGCTGCCAATAATGTTTTACGAGAAATACCAGCAAACGGTGAAATAACCTTTTCGGCTCCTGAAATCTCCGAAACTAGCAATAGCATTTCCGCAAATAATCCTGTTTCTGCACAAATAAACAGCCAATTGCTGCCATTAATGCCAGCCAATGTACAAGTGTCCCCGCCTACATCCAATCAACAACCACCCACCCCTAAAGTCGCCGGATTTCCAACTCCTAGCAGTTTAGCAGGAAGACAAATAACAACTGACACTCAAGTTGCACAGCCGCCTAATACACCACAGTTAAATTATGTGCGGATTGATCCTAATACGATTGAGTTTACTGCCCCTGAGTATCCATCCAATTCAGTTGCACAGTCACCAGTTACAAGCGTGAGGGAGCAAATACAGCAGCCGTTAGCAAGACTAGAAACTGCTGCCCCAGGTGCTTCAGCACTTTTACCACTTCCTGAGAACAATATCCCCATTGCTAATACTCGCAATATGCAAACAAGTTCTGCAAGTATTCCTTATAGTGGTAACTCTGCGACACAATTTGGTGTACGTTATCGCGTAGTAGTTCCACTCTTCACTGATAAAGACCAAGATTTAGTGCGATCGCTTGCTCCTGGTGCATTTCCCACAGTCTGGGAAGGTCAAAGAGTTATGCAAGCAGGAGTATTTAGCAGTGAATATAACGCTAAAGAAATGCTCAAAATACTTTCTAGCAATGGTTTAAGAGTCATTATGGAACCGTTGAATTGA
- a CDS encoding PIN domain-containing protein, whose translation MSLLLIDTDIASFILKGSDYADPYLPLLSGQELALFMPFF comes from the coding sequence ATGAGTCTTCTCCTGATTGATACTGATATCGCTTCTTTCATCCTCAAAGGTAGTGATTATGCCGACCCTTACTTGCCACTTTTGAGTGGTCAGGAATTGGCACTATTCATGCCCTTTTTTTGA
- a CDS encoding DUF433 domain-containing protein, producing MSVQIEFQVSAPPFRWDEAGGIRIGQSRVTLDSLLATYHNGSTPEEIAVQYPVLCLGEIYAAIAYYLTHRQEIDNYLEQRRKKAQQQRNQFVQQYNLANLRQRLRDRYQPQGEL from the coding sequence ATGAGCGTTCAAATCGAATTTCAGGTTAGCGCTCCACCGTTTCGTTGGGATGAAGCTGGAGGTATTCGCATCGGTCAAAGCCGCGTTACTCTCGATAGCTTGCTAGCAACATACCATAACGGCTCTACACCTGAAGAAATTGCTGTTCAGTATCCCGTTCTCTGTTTAGGGGAGATATACGCAGCGATCGCATATTATCTCACCCATCGCCAAGAAATCGACAATTACCTAGAGCAGCGTCGCAAAAAAGCTCAACAACAGCGAAATCAATTTGTCCAGCAGTATAATTTAGCTAATCTTAGGCAGCGCTTGCGCGATCGCTATCAGCCCCAAGGAGAATTATAG
- a CDS encoding DUF5615 family PIN-like protein → MRLLTDENFNGSILRGLIRRLPGLDIVRVQDVGLIHTDDSTILEWAANEERILLTHDIATITVHAYERINKGLSMPGVVEVIATAPIGQVIDDLYLFVRCTKFGEYEGQILFIPFS, encoded by the coding sequence GTGCGTCTATTGACTGATGAGAACTTCAATGGCTCGATATTGCGGGGCTTGATCAGACGTTTACCTGGATTGGATATTGTTCGTGTCCAAGATGTAGGTCTAATCCATACTGATGATTCCACTATCTTAGAGTGGGCAGCCAATGAAGAACGCATCTTGCTTACCCATGATATAGCAACGATTACTGTCCATGCTTATGAGCGAATCAACAAAGGTTTGTCTATGCCTGGAGTTGTTGAAGTTATTGCAACGGCTCCGATCGGACAGGTTATTGACGACTTATATTTATTCGTTCGTTGCACTAAGTTTGGTGAATATGAAGGTCAGATCCTTTTCATTCCCTTTTCTTAA
- a CDS encoding SDR family oxidoreductase, protein MTTNENGNYMGKVAFVTGAANGIGRATALAFARKGANVVVADVSEQGNQETARMIEQLGGRAIAVKCDVTRSEDVKAALSKTIETFGRLDFAFNNAGVEQKNAATAQIEESEWDRIVNINLRGVFLCMKYEIPLLLKQGGGAIVNTSSGAGVIGIKGGAAYTAAKHGLIGLTKSAALDYASQNIRINAVCPGYIDTSMMDRFTGGTPEGREQVISEEPIGRMGQPEEIANAVVWLCSDASSFVVGHALVVDGGQTV, encoded by the coding sequence ATGACAACGAACGAGAATGGAAACTATATGGGAAAGGTTGCGTTTGTAACCGGAGCAGCGAACGGCATCGGTCGAGCTACGGCGCTGGCGTTTGCCCGTAAAGGCGCTAATGTGGTGGTCGCCGACGTTTCAGAACAGGGCAATCAAGAAACGGCGCGCATGATCGAACAACTCGGGGGACGAGCGATCGCCGTCAAGTGCGATGTGACGCGAAGCGAGGACGTGAAGGCGGCTCTTTCCAAGACCATCGAAACCTTCGGGCGGCTGGACTTTGCCTTTAACAACGCCGGTGTGGAGCAGAAGAATGCAGCAACAGCCCAAATCGAAGAGTCAGAGTGGGATCGGATCGTCAACATTAACCTGCGCGGCGTTTTTCTGTGCATGAAGTATGAAATTCCGCTGCTACTCAAGCAAGGGGGCGGCGCGATCGTGAACACATCATCGGGTGCCGGGGTCATAGGCATCAAGGGTGGAGCCGCATACACCGCCGCAAAACACGGCTTGATCGGACTCACCAAGTCGGCGGCTCTCGACTACGCCTCGCAGAACATCCGCATCAACGCCGTCTGTCCTGGCTATATCGACACGTCGATGATGGATCGCTTCACCGGTGGCACTCCTGAAGGACGAGAACAGGTAATCTCAGAAGAACCGATTGGAAGGATGGGACAGCCCGAAGAGATCGCCAATGCCGTGGTCTGGCTGTGTTCGGATGCGTCTTCCTTCGTTGTTGGGCACGCCTTGGTCGTTGATGGCGGTCAAACGGTGTAG